A genomic window from Sporosarcina sp. Marseille-Q4063 includes:
- a CDS encoding OsmC family protein: MKFTMTENGFQTETSFGSLDISSNEEFGFRPYQLLVSSIAVCSGGVMRKVLERMRMPATDIRIEVKDVVRNPDEANKVEKIHLHFFIEGSKINEEKMPRVMDLTMKNCSMAQSVVESIEIHKTYEIK; this comes from the coding sequence ATGAAATTCACAATGACGGAAAATGGTTTTCAAACAGAAACATCTTTTGGATCACTCGACATCTCTTCAAATGAAGAATTCGGATTTAGACCTTACCAACTCTTGGTGTCTTCAATTGCAGTATGCAGCGGTGGCGTAATGCGAAAAGTGCTTGAGAGAATGCGGATGCCAGCAACAGATATTCGTATTGAGGTAAAGGATGTTGTAAGAAATCCAGACGAGGCAAATAAAGTCGAGAAAATTCATCTGCATTTCTTTATAGAAGGTTCGAAAATCAATGAAGAAAAAATGCCGAGGGTTATGGATTTGACAATGAAAAACTGTTCAATGGCACAATCGGTAGTAGAATCAATCGAGATTCATAAAACTTACGAAATCAAATAG